The proteins below come from a single Patescibacteria group bacterium genomic window:
- a CDS encoding polysaccharide biosynthesis protein: protein MEQYKNHLQDKTIMITGGTGSFGNAVVDKLLQYNPKKIVIFSRDEKKQFDMGNKYNSNKLKFIIGDVRDKDSVSHAVCDVNYIFHAAALKQVPNCEFFPIEAIKTNTLGVHNIIDSAIENDVERVVVLSTDKAVYPINVMGMTKALMEKIMIAGAREKRGKTILCGTRYGNVMYTRGSVIPYFIDLIKAGKPLRITKRDMTRFMMSLDQSIDLVLYALTNGNNGDIYVRKAPAATVGDLAQAMTNIFKYKQGEEEVGIRPGEKMYETLISSEESYRAEDCGDYYKINPEVPDMDYRDYFFKGEKENILPHAGYNSSNTKQLSVKEVESILLDLNEIQEEIKLMGI from the coding sequence ATGGAACAATATAAAAATCATCTACAAGACAAGACGATAATGATTACTGGCGGAACAGGATCATTTGGTAATGCTGTTGTTGATAAACTCCTACAATACAACCCTAAAAAAATTGTCATATTCAGCCGTGATGAAAAAAAGCAATTTGACATGGGTAATAAGTATAATTCTAACAAACTAAAATTTATAATCGGTGACGTCAGAGATAAAGATTCCGTCTCCCATGCTGTTTGTGATGTAAATTATATTTTTCATGCTGCCGCCTTAAAACAAGTCCCGAATTGTGAATTTTTCCCTATTGAAGCCATAAAAACAAATACACTTGGTGTTCACAACATCATTGATTCTGCAATTGAAAATGATGTTGAGAGAGTTGTCGTCCTTAGTACGGATAAAGCCGTGTATCCTATCAACGTGATGGGCATGACAAAGGCACTGATGGAAAAAATAATGATTGCCGGCGCCCGTGAAAAACGCGGAAAGACAATTTTATGTGGTACTCGTTACGGTAACGTTATGTACACCCGCGGATCTGTTATTCCATACTTTATTGATTTAATCAAAGCTGGAAAGCCATTAAGGATTACAAAGCGAGACATGACCCGATTTATGATGTCTTTAGACCAATCAATTGACCTGGTTCTATATGCTTTAACCAACGGAAATAACGGTGATATATATGTAAGAAAAGCGCCGGCCGCTACAGTTGGTGATTTAGCGCAGGCAATGACGAATATTTTTAAATATAAACAGGGTGAAGAAGAAGTTGGAATTCGCCCGGGGGAAAAGATGTATGAAACTTTAATCTCTTCTGAAGAATCCTACCGTGCTGAAGATTGCGGTGATTACTACAAAATAAATCCAGAAGTTCCTGATATGGATTATCGCGATTATTTTTTTAAGGGTGAAAAAGAAAATATCCTGCCTCACGCTGGTTATAACTCATCTAACACGAAGCAATTATCTGTAAAAGAAGTGGAGTCCATCCTTTTGGATCTGAATGAGATTCAGGAAGAAATTAAATTAATGGGTATATAA
- the wecB gene encoding UDP-N-acetylglucosamine 2-epimerase (non-hydrolyzing) produces the protein MKKEIKKLKIITIFGTRPEIIRMSQVFTKLDQYLNHVMVHTGQSFDYEMNKIFFDNLKIRKPDYFLDIKAASLGEQIANIISRSETVFKKESPDALLLLGDTNSALSTIVAKRMKIPIFHLEAGNRSFDENVPEEINRRIVDHISDINLPYSENARLNLLREGIHPGTMFVTGSPLAEILHKNKKSIDKSNIVKELKLPPNKFFVVSLHREENVDSKKSFKTLIDILNDVAETYKLPLIVTTHPRTRKRLLEEKLKTNKLIKFCKPFGFFDYIKLQKNAFCVISDSGTIQEECSNLQFPAIQVRNSSERPEAFDEGVTILTGLDKDNVLKSIEIVTQQHKSGEKFKIPHSYQDTNFSSKVLRHVVSLTKIIQKRRGSPMV, from the coding sequence ATGAAAAAAGAAATCAAGAAATTAAAAATTATTACAATTTTTGGGACACGTCCAGAAATCATCAGGATGTCACAAGTTTTTACAAAATTAGACCAATATTTGAATCACGTAATGGTTCACACTGGTCAGAGTTTTGATTATGAAATGAATAAAATTTTTTTTGACAATCTGAAAATTCGAAAACCTGATTATTTTCTTGATATAAAAGCTGCGTCACTTGGTGAACAAATAGCAAATATAATTTCCAGAAGTGAAACTGTATTTAAAAAAGAATCACCGGATGCTTTGCTTTTATTAGGCGACACCAATAGTGCACTATCCACTATTGTTGCTAAAAGAATGAAAATACCTATTTTCCATCTGGAGGCCGGTAACCGCAGTTTTGATGAAAATGTCCCGGAAGAAATCAACCGACGTATTGTTGATCATATCAGCGACATCAACCTGCCATATAGTGAAAATGCCAGATTGAATTTACTAAGGGAAGGGATACATCCCGGCACAATGTTTGTTACAGGTTCACCGCTAGCTGAAATATTGCATAAAAATAAGAAATCAATTGATAAATCAAATATTGTCAAGGAATTGAAACTGCCACCAAATAAATTTTTTGTTGTCAGCTTACATCGTGAAGAAAATGTTGATTCAAAAAAATCCTTCAAAACACTGATTGATATCCTTAATGATGTTGCCGAAACATATAAACTGCCCCTGATTGTCACTACTCACCCAAGAACCAGAAAGAGATTGCTGGAAGAAAAACTAAAAACGAATAAACTGATTAAATTCTGTAAACCTTTTGGTTTTTTTGATTACATCAAACTACAAAAAAATGCATTCTGCGTTATTTCTGACAGTGGTACTATTCAGGAAGAATGTTCAAATTTGCAATTTCCGGCCATTCAAGTACGTAACAGTTCTGAACGTCCAGAAGCTTTTGATGAGGGTGTGACAATCTTAACTGGTCTGGATAAAGATAATGTACTAAAATCTATTGAGATCGTCACACAACAACATAAATCCGGTGAAAAGTTCAAAATCCCCCATTCTTATCAGGATACGAATTTTTCCAGCAAGGTTTTACGCCACGTGGTCAGTTTAACGAAAATTATTCAGAAACGACGTGGTTCTCCAATGGTATAA
- a CDS encoding sugar nucleotide-binding protein, whose amino-acid sequence MKTIAITAPNSLSGSMMYSVLKENFRLVLICESKDKLALLENIYGKCLKHNAIIFDLMDLYQDYVTGFLNQPDGLNISKLVDKIGEVDAFINCATITNPHIKQDPVKAFFINSSLPHILSQIYGDKLIHIATDCVFDGQIGAPYNEKSIHHPTDAYGLTRSLGEPADQSLVLRVSLVGPEIDSSDSLIEWLKKNKSKTIDGFTNHTWNGLTSREFALICQEIINNRNQYPKTGLFHLFSTNVTKYDMLIKFKEKYNIDVNINPSQSTSIDRRLDTAFDLCRKFNIPSFDEMLKEL is encoded by the coding sequence ATGAAAACAATTGCCATAACTGCCCCGAATAGCCTTTCGGGAAGCATGATGTATAGTGTACTGAAAGAAAATTTCCGTCTAGTACTTATATGCGAAAGTAAGGATAAATTGGCATTGCTAGAAAATATTTATGGCAAATGTTTAAAACATAATGCTATAATCTTCGATTTGATGGATTTATATCAAGACTACGTTACGGGATTTTTAAATCAACCTGACGGTCTGAATATAAGCAAACTAGTAGATAAAATCGGGGAAGTAGATGCATTTATCAATTGTGCGACTATAACTAATCCCCATATTAAGCAAGATCCGGTCAAGGCTTTTTTTATTAACAGCAGTCTGCCACATATTTTAAGTCAGATTTATGGTGACAAGTTAATACATATTGCCACTGATTGTGTTTTTGATGGACAAATCGGCGCTCCTTATAATGAAAAATCGATCCATCATCCAACTGACGCTTATGGTTTGACAAGAAGTCTGGGCGAGCCGGCTGATCAGTCGCTTGTTTTACGCGTATCACTTGTCGGTCCGGAGATAGATAGTTCTGATTCGCTGATTGAATGGTTAAAAAAGAACAAGAGTAAAACGATTGATGGTTTTACAAATCATACTTGGAATGGTCTTACATCTCGTGAGTTTGCATTAATTTGCCAAGAGATAATCAATAACCGCAATCAATATCCCAAAACAGGTCTTTTTCACCTATTCTCTACAAATGTTACAAAGTATGACATGCTAATTAAATTCAAAGAAAAATACAATATTGATGTTAATATCAATCCGAGTCAATCAACATCAATTGATCGACGTTTAGATACTGCATTTGATTTATGCAGGAAGTTTAATATTCCTTCCTTTGATGAAATGTTAAAAGAATTGTAA
- a CDS encoding glycosyltransferase family 4 protein: protein MRIAQVTSTFPPYEGGSGNVCYNLSKKLSILGHDVTVFLPETEKRLSHKLNMPFKIKYLKPYYSIGNASVLPSLKKILIGFDIIHLHYPFFGGDIIVKQAAKKRNIPYVITYHQDAEGDSLLKKTIFQVYNLFFQKSVMDGAKMVLGLSDDHINHSQVSYLKKKEGKVAIIPNGINLEDFTQILERPDVRKEYKIEEKKFIIAFIGTLDKAHYFKRLDILFEAFKSFTNKAHLLVIGDGDLKEKYIKLAKELGISQQISFVGKLSNKEALQHLIQADLLVLPSTKVESFGLVLIEAMACAKPVIASNLPGVRTVVNDGVNGLLFEKGNVKDLTDKIGILLKDSVYARRLGQNGRRKVEDQYTWDSIAKKVECMYKTALIR from the coding sequence ATGCGAATAGCCCAAGTAACTTCAACTTTTCCGCCCTATGAAGGAGGATCTGGAAATGTCTGTTACAATTTATCAAAAAAACTATCTATTTTAGGACATGATGTAACTGTATTTTTACCTGAAACCGAAAAAAGATTATCGCATAAATTGAATATGCCTTTCAAGATAAAATATTTAAAACCGTATTATTCAATTGGAAATGCGAGTGTTTTGCCATCTCTTAAAAAAATACTTATTGGATTTGATATTATCCACCTACATTATCCTTTTTTTGGTGGTGATATTATTGTTAAACAAGCCGCAAAAAAAAGAAATATTCCTTATGTAATAACCTATCATCAAGATGCCGAGGGCGATAGTCTATTAAAAAAAACTATTTTTCAAGTATATAATCTATTTTTTCAAAAATCTGTTATGGATGGAGCAAAAATGGTGCTAGGTTTATCTGATGATCATATTAATCATTCTCAAGTGAGTTACTTAAAGAAGAAAGAAGGCAAGGTTGCTATTATTCCCAATGGTATTAATTTAGAGGATTTTACTCAAATACTAGAACGGCCAGATGTAAGAAAAGAATATAAGATTGAAGAAAAAAAATTTATTATAGCATTTATTGGTACTTTGGATAAAGCTCACTACTTTAAGAGATTGGATATATTATTTGAAGCTTTTAAATCATTTACTAATAAAGCGCATTTATTAGTTATTGGTGACGGAGATTTAAAAGAGAAATACATTAAATTAGCTAAAGAATTAGGTATATCACAGCAAATATCTTTTGTCGGTAAATTAAGTAATAAAGAAGCATTACAACACCTAATACAAGCTGATTTACTTGTCCTGCCATCAACAAAAGTTGAGTCGTTTGGCTTAGTTTTAATAGAAGCAATGGCCTGTGCTAAACCCGTGATAGCAAGTAATCTACCAGGAGTAAGAACGGTTGTTAATGACGGAGTAAATGGATTATTATTTGAAAAGGGAAATGTAAAAGATTTAACAGATAAAATTGGTATTCTACTAAAAGATTCAGTTTATGCAAGGCGCTTAGGACAAAACGGTCGAAGAAAGGTGGAAGATCAATATACCTGGGATTCTATTGCAAAAAAAGTTGAATGTATGTATAAAACTGCATTAATTAGGTAA
- a CDS encoding class I SAM-dependent methyltransferase, translating to MSLDKLKEEWEDLAIRDPFWAILSDPKQRFNKWDTDDFFSTGKKEIDTVMKVATTLDYPKYREKVLDFGCGVGRLTRALNNYFKECIGVDIAENMILKARELNTDMPNCHFLINTEKNLKIFDSNSFDMIYTSLVLQHLQDKSIIKSYIIEFIRTLKVDGLLIFQLPAYIPLIYRLQLVRKLFLLLKFMGFKNKYLYEKLKLFSISMSSIPKKEVVSFLKSNGVKVLEVQEEKFNIKSNQSVVYYVTK from the coding sequence ATGTCTCTAGATAAACTGAAAGAAGAGTGGGAAGATTTAGCCATTAGAGATCCATTTTGGGCAATTTTGTCAGACCCTAAACAAAGATTCAATAAATGGGACACTGATGATTTTTTTTCTACTGGTAAAAAGGAGATTGATACTGTAATGAAAGTAGCTACGACATTAGACTATCCAAAATACAGAGAAAAAGTGCTTGATTTTGGGTGTGGGGTGGGTAGGCTTACAAGAGCATTAAATAATTACTTTAAAGAATGCATTGGCGTGGATATCGCTGAGAATATGATATTAAAAGCCAGGGAATTGAACACAGATATGCCAAATTGTCATTTTTTAATAAATACAGAGAAAAATTTAAAGATATTTGATAGTAATTCTTTTGATATGATATATACTAGCCTAGTTTTACAACATTTACAGGATAAATCAATAATAAAATCATATATTATTGAATTTATAAGGACATTAAAAGTAGATGGTTTGTTGATTTTTCAGTTGCCTGCTTATATACCTTTAATTTACCGACTTCAATTAGTGAGAAAATTGTTTTTATTACTAAAATTTATGGGATTTAAGAATAAATATTTATACGAAAAGCTAAAACTATTTTCCATTAGCATGAGTTCTATTCCAAAAAAGGAAGTTGTTTCTTTTTTGAAAAGCAATGGGGTAAAAGTTCTGGAGGTTCAGGAAGAAAAATTCAATATAAAATCAAATCAGAGTGTAGTTTATTATGTTACCAAATGA
- a CDS encoding glycosyltransferase family 2 protein encodes MEVNQSIKVDLPLVSVLVLNKNGRKLLEICIPSILKQSYENIEIIVIDNGSNDDSIEYLKDKFTQVIIIENKQDIGFSAANNIGIKQSSGEYIFILNNDTEMDTHCISRLVNVANDEKYSKVGMFSPKILSYFDRNVFDNVGHLIYKDGLNRGRGKLEKDIHQYDKIEEICFPSGCAAFYRKKVLNEIGLLDEDFYYFGEDTDLGLRARMAGWISMYIPDSIVYHMYSATAGKYSPKKAFLVERNRLWVAIKIFPISLLLISPYYSLKRYLYQIYGVLGKRGSAGKYIENYSAGSLFFILLKAWYFGLSGAPKMLKKRKIIQKNKKVTNKEIYSWFIRFGISVKELTLKE; translated from the coding sequence ATGGAAGTGAATCAATCTATAAAAGTGGATTTACCACTGGTTTCAGTTTTGGTGCTGAACAAAAATGGAAGAAAACTGCTTGAAATATGCATACCTTCAATACTGAAACAAAGTTATGAAAACATTGAAATCATTGTGATTGATAATGGTTCAAATGATGATTCTATTGAATATCTTAAAGATAAATTTACCCAAGTTATTATTATCGAGAATAAACAAGATATAGGTTTTTCTGCAGCGAATAATATTGGAATAAAGCAGTCAAGTGGAGAGTATATTTTTATTCTCAACAACGACACTGAAATGGATACACACTGCATTTCAAGATTAGTGAATGTTGCTAATGATGAGAAGTATAGTAAGGTGGGAATGTTCTCACCTAAAATACTTTCTTATTTTGACAGAAATGTGTTTGATAATGTAGGTCATTTAATATATAAAGATGGACTAAATAGAGGAAGGGGAAAACTTGAAAAAGATATTCATCAATACGATAAAATTGAAGAAATATGTTTTCCAAGCGGTTGCGCAGCTTTCTACAGAAAAAAAGTTTTGAATGAAATTGGTTTGTTAGATGAGGATTTTTATTATTTTGGTGAAGACACGGATCTTGGATTGAGGGCTAGAATGGCTGGCTGGATTTCAATGTATATTCCTGACTCTATAGTTTATCATATGTATTCGGCTACTGCTGGGAAATACTCTCCTAAAAAAGCTTTTCTTGTAGAAAGAAATAGGCTATGGGTGGCAATTAAAATATTTCCTATATCTTTATTACTAATAAGCCCCTACTATAGTTTAAAGAGATATTTGTATCAAATATATGGGGTTTTAGGAAAAAGAGGATCTGCAGGTAAGTATATCGAAAATTATTCAGCAGGATCTTTATTCTTTATATTACTAAAAGCGTGGTATTTCGGTTTAAGTGGAGCGCCAAAAATGTTGAAAAAAAGAAAAATTATTCAAAAAAATAAAAAGGTTACAAACAAAGAAATATATTCTTGGTTTATAAGATTTGGTATTTCAGTTAAAGAATTAACTCTAAAAGAATAA
- a CDS encoding DUF2304 family protein — protein sequence MIIKIFITFFVVFAISRVILRHREGSVKKIALLIWIFIWSGILFFVWWPKVSDYIAHSVGIGRGVDALVYISLVALFYGMFRIYVKLEFVEHEITGLVREMALRDNNKKEWK from the coding sequence ATGATTATAAAAATTTTTATTACTTTTTTTGTTGTATTTGCAATATCTCGTGTTATTCTTCGTCATCGTGAAGGGTCTGTAAAAAAGATCGCGTTGTTGATTTGGATTTTTATATGGTCTGGAATACTTTTCTTTGTTTGGTGGCCGAAAGTCAGTGATTATATTGCGCACAGTGTTGGAATCGGTAGGGGTGTAGATGCACTAGTATATATATCATTAGTTGCATTATTTTATGGTATGTTTCGAATTTACGTTAAGTTAGAGTTTGTCGAGCATGAGATTACTGGTCTAGTCAGAGAAATGGCATTGAGAGATAATAATAAAAAGGAATGGAAGTGA
- a CDS encoding glycosyltransferase family 2 protein — MKTVIVIPVFNEEKTIGNVLSDLNKNNYNDIIVVDDASSDKSAEIARNYNCMIIEHLINRGQGAALKTGIVLALNGGADYIVTFDADGQHQVGDIKLLLEPLYAKKCEVTLGSRYLTELSQRKIPLMRKVLHRLAIVYTNFTTRLNLSDTHNGLRAMTAVAAEKIHFSQDRYAHASEILEEIAHKHISFMEIPVTISYTDYSLAKGQKIGDFIKILFKIFVNKLR, encoded by the coding sequence ATGAAAACTGTCATAGTAATTCCGGTATTTAATGAAGAGAAAACAATTGGTAATGTTTTATCCGACCTCAATAAGAATAATTACAATGATATAATTGTTGTTGATGATGCCTCATCAGATAAATCTGCCGAAATTGCACGGAATTATAATTGCATGATTATTGAGCATCTTATTAATCGTGGTCAAGGAGCGGCATTAAAGACTGGGATAGTATTAGCACTAAATGGAGGCGCAGACTATATTGTGACCTTTGATGCGGATGGACAGCATCAAGTTGGAGATATAAAACTTTTGCTAGAACCGCTATATGCAAAAAAGTGTGAAGTTACACTTGGATCTCGCTATCTTACGGAATTAAGTCAGCGTAAGATACCACTTATGAGGAAGGTTTTGCATCGTTTGGCAATCGTATATACGAATTTTACTACTAGGTTGAATCTATCTGATACACACAATGGACTTCGGGCAATGACAGCAGTAGCAGCTGAAAAGATTCACTTTTCGCAAGATCGTTATGCGCATGCATCTGAAATACTAGAAGAAATAGCGCATAAGCACATTTCATTTATGGAAATCCCGGTAACGATTAGTTATACTGATTATTCTTTGGCCAAGGGTCAAAAGATTGGAGATTTTATTAAAATATTATTTAAAATATTTGTTAATAAATTAAGGTAG